One stretch of Streptomyces sp. 135 DNA includes these proteins:
- a CDS encoding serine hydrolase domain-containing protein: MKDMDALGGPHGTVAAGFEPVRDAFVRNFSERGERGAAVTVYRDGRKVVDLWGGTKDVDGDTPWESGTAQVIRSATKGVAAAALLLLHQRGELDLDAPVGTYWPEFKARGKEGVLVRHVLAHRAGVPALDRPLTPAEALDPDLAAAVLAAQAPFWEPGTDHGYHAQTYSWLTGELVRRVTGKAVGEWIDAEIARPYGLGLWVGLPEAEAARAGRMGRIEPPPAAPGALRARPKRNVAQAYADPASLTRRAFGAIDPLPDENDPAYRAAALPASNGIATADGLARFYAALIGEVDGAARLFTPETVDAARTEASAGPDRVLVVPTRFGLGCMLHGGASPLLSPGSFGHPGRGGALGFADPQSGIAFGYVTNGMNKGVTADPRAQALVRALREV; this comes from the coding sequence ATGAAGGACATGGACGCCCTAGGTGGGCCGCACGGCACAGTGGCCGCCGGCTTCGAACCGGTTCGCGACGCTTTCGTGCGCAATTTCAGCGAGCGGGGGGAGCGCGGCGCCGCCGTCACCGTCTATCGGGACGGACGCAAGGTCGTGGATCTGTGGGGCGGTACGAAGGACGTCGACGGGGACACCCCGTGGGAGTCCGGTACCGCACAGGTGATCCGCTCGGCCACCAAGGGCGTGGCCGCCGCCGCGCTGCTCCTGCTCCATCAGCGCGGCGAACTGGACCTGGACGCGCCGGTCGGCACCTACTGGCCGGAGTTCAAGGCTCGCGGCAAGGAAGGCGTCCTCGTACGGCACGTCCTCGCGCACCGCGCCGGGGTGCCCGCCCTCGACCGTCCGCTCACGCCCGCCGAGGCGCTCGACCCGGACCTCGCGGCGGCCGTTCTCGCCGCGCAGGCCCCGTTCTGGGAGCCGGGCACCGACCACGGCTACCACGCGCAGACCTACAGTTGGCTCACCGGTGAGCTGGTGCGGCGCGTGACGGGCAAGGCCGTGGGGGAGTGGATCGACGCCGAGATCGCCCGGCCGTACGGCCTCGGCCTCTGGGTGGGCCTGCCGGAAGCGGAAGCCGCGCGGGCCGGCCGGATGGGCCGTATCGAGCCGCCGCCCGCCGCACCGGGCGCCCTGCGGGCCCGGCCCAAGCGGAACGTGGCGCAGGCCTACGCCGACCCCGCATCCCTGACCCGCCGCGCCTTCGGGGCGATCGATCCGCTGCCGGACGAGAACGACCCGGCGTACCGGGCGGCGGCCCTGCCCGCCTCCAACGGCATCGCCACGGCGGACGGCCTGGCCCGGTTCTACGCCGCGCTGATCGGCGAAGTGGACGGTGCGGCCCGGCTGTTCACCCCCGAGACGGTGGACGCGGCCAGGACCGAGGCGTCGGCGGGCCCCGACCGCGTCCTGGTCGTCCCCACCCGCTTCGGCCTCGGCTGCATGCTGCACGGCGGCGCCTCCCCGCTGCTGTCCCCCGGCTCCTTCGGCCACCCCGGCCGCGGCGGCGCCCTCGGCTTCGCCGACCCGCAGTCGGGCATCGCCTTCGGCTACGTCACCAACGGCATGAACAAGGGCGTGACGGCGGACCCCCGCGCCCAGGCCCTGGTCAGGGCCCTGCGTGAGGTGTAG
- a CDS encoding ABC transporter ATP-binding protein, with translation MPVGMDPVTVMTAPSLEVAGLAFAYPDGHQALFGVDFTVARGERVALLGPNGAGKTTLVLHLNGILTGGAGTVTVAGLPVGRKHMAEIRRRVGIVFQDPDDQLFMPTVREDVAFGPAAAGLRGPELEARVLKALGQVGMAEFADRPPHHLSFGQRRRVAVATVLAMEPEILVLDEPSSNLDPASRRELADILRSLDVTVLMVTHDLPYALELCPRALILSEGVIAADGPTGELLADEALMSAHRLELPFGFDPRTVAPEASM, from the coding sequence ATGCCTGTTGGGATGGACCCTGTGACCGTGATGACCGCACCCTCGCTGGAAGTGGCCGGACTGGCCTTCGCCTACCCCGACGGCCACCAGGCGCTGTTCGGCGTCGACTTCACCGTCGCGCGCGGCGAGCGCGTCGCCCTGCTCGGGCCGAACGGCGCGGGCAAGACCACCCTCGTCCTGCACCTGAACGGCATCCTGACCGGCGGCGCCGGCACCGTGACGGTGGCCGGGCTGCCCGTCGGCAGGAAGCACATGGCCGAGATCAGGCGCCGGGTCGGCATCGTCTTCCAGGACCCGGACGACCAGCTGTTCATGCCGACGGTCCGCGAGGACGTGGCCTTCGGGCCCGCGGCGGCCGGCCTGCGCGGCCCGGAGCTGGAGGCCCGCGTGCTGAAGGCGCTCGGCCAGGTCGGCATGGCGGAGTTCGCCGACCGCCCGCCGCACCACCTCTCCTTCGGGCAGCGCCGCAGGGTCGCGGTCGCCACGGTGCTGGCCATGGAGCCGGAGATCCTGGTCCTGGACGAGCCGTCCTCCAACCTCGACCCGGCCTCGCGCCGCGAACTGGCCGACATCCTGCGCTCGCTGGACGTGACGGTCCTGATGGTCACGCACGACCTGCCGTACGCCCTGGAGCTCTGCCCCCGCGCCCTGATCCTCAGCGAAGGCGTGATCGCGGCGGACGGCCCGACGGGCGAACTGCTGGCCGACGAGGCCTTGATGAGCGCCCACCGCCTGGAACTGCCGTTCGGTTTCGATCCGAGGACGGTGGCCCCCGAGGCTTCGATGTGA
- the cbiQ gene encoding cobalt ECF transporter T component CbiQ has protein sequence MGAGHAHRLYRRAHSPVHALPPHTKLAAVFCFVVVVVSTPREAMWAFGLYAVLLGVVAGAARVPAGFLLKRLLIEVPFVAFAFLMPFVAQGERVDVLGLSLSVHGLWGAWNVLAKGTLGVAASVLLAATTELRELLLGLQRLKLPPLLVQIASFMIRYGDVITDEMRRMRTARESRGFEARGVRQWGVLARSAGALFIRSYERGERVHLAMVSRGYTGSMPVIDEVTASRAQWTYALALPLSALAVCLLGWTL, from the coding sequence GTGGGGGCGGGGCATGCCCACCGGCTCTATCGGCGCGCGCACTCGCCGGTGCACGCGCTGCCCCCGCACACCAAGCTCGCGGCGGTCTTCTGCTTCGTCGTCGTGGTCGTCTCCACGCCCCGCGAGGCGATGTGGGCCTTCGGGCTCTACGCCGTACTCCTCGGGGTGGTCGCCGGTGCCGCCCGCGTCCCCGCCGGGTTCCTGCTCAAGCGCCTGCTGATCGAGGTCCCGTTCGTGGCCTTCGCCTTCCTGATGCCGTTCGTGGCGCAGGGCGAGCGCGTCGACGTACTCGGCCTGTCCCTGAGCGTGCACGGTCTCTGGGGCGCCTGGAACGTCCTCGCCAAGGGAACCCTCGGCGTCGCCGCCTCCGTACTGCTGGCCGCCACGACCGAACTGCGCGAGCTGCTCCTCGGCCTCCAGCGGCTCAAGCTGCCCCCGCTGCTCGTCCAGATCGCCTCGTTCATGATCCGGTACGGCGACGTCATCACGGACGAGATGCGCCGCATGAGGACCGCCCGGGAGTCACGCGGCTTCGAGGCGCGGGGCGTGCGGCAGTGGGGCGTCCTCGCCAGGTCCGCCGGGGCGCTCTTCATCCGTTCGTACGAGCGGGGGGAGCGCGTGCACCTGGCCATGGTCAGCCGGGGCTACACCGGGTCGATGCCGGTCATCGACGAGGTGACCGCCTCGCGGGCGCAGTGGACGTACGCGCTGGCCCTGCCCCTCTCCGCGCTCGCCGTATGCCTGTTGGGATGGACCCTGTGA
- a CDS encoding energy-coupling factor ABC transporter permease, with translation MHVPDGFIDAPVSAAAGLVAAGAVALSLKGARRELGGAAGSSVAGSGGERTAPLAGLVAAFIFAVQMLNFPVAAGTSGHLLGGALAAILVGPFTGVLCVSVVLLMQGVLFADGGLTALGVNITDMAVVTTVVAYVVFRGLVKVLPRGRRSVTAASFVAALLSVPAAAVAFTLIYAVGGTTDVSLTKVATAMVGVHILIGVGEAAITALTVGAVIAVRPDLVYGARGLTRPLKLRVGGELVDAPTVTAPTPSAVPARSHRKVWLAGIATSLVLAGVVSFYASGNPDGLEKVAHDKGIDKKTEDHATADSPLADYGVKDITDARLSGGLAGVIGVGVTVVAGSAVFWALRRRRAGEASAVAVPEADVRPGATGATGTAGVGEAGGAGGRAASGEV, from the coding sequence ATGCATGTCCCCGACGGATTCATCGATGCCCCCGTCTCCGCCGCGGCCGGGCTCGTCGCCGCGGGTGCGGTGGCCCTCAGCCTCAAGGGCGCACGGCGTGAGCTGGGGGGTGCCGCCGGCTCAAGCGTGGCCGGGAGCGGGGGAGAACGGACCGCGCCGCTCGCCGGGCTCGTCGCCGCCTTCATATTTGCCGTGCAAATGCTGAACTTCCCCGTCGCGGCCGGGACCAGCGGTCATCTGCTCGGCGGTGCGCTCGCCGCGATCCTCGTCGGCCCCTTCACCGGCGTCCTGTGCGTCTCCGTCGTGCTGCTGATGCAGGGTGTCCTCTTCGCGGACGGCGGGCTGACCGCGCTCGGCGTGAACATCACCGACATGGCGGTCGTCACCACCGTCGTCGCCTACGTGGTCTTCCGCGGCCTGGTGAAGGTGCTCCCGCGCGGGCGCCGCTCGGTCACGGCCGCCTCCTTCGTCGCGGCGCTGCTGTCCGTGCCCGCCGCCGCGGTCGCCTTCACCCTCATCTACGCCGTGGGCGGCACGACCGACGTCTCCCTCACCAAGGTCGCCACCGCCATGGTCGGCGTGCACATCCTGATCGGCGTCGGCGAGGCCGCGATCACCGCGCTCACCGTCGGCGCGGTCATCGCCGTACGGCCCGATCTGGTGTACGGGGCGCGGGGCCTGACGCGGCCGCTGAAGCTGCGGGTCGGCGGGGAACTGGTGGACGCCCCTACGGTCACGGCACCGACGCCGTCCGCCGTGCCGGCCCGCTCCCACCGCAAGGTGTGGCTCGCGGGCATCGCCACGTCCCTCGTCCTCGCGGGCGTCGTCAGCTTCTACGCCTCCGGGAACCCCGACGGCCTGGAGAAGGTCGCGCACGACAAGGGCATCGACAAGAAGACGGAGGACCACGCCACGGCGGACTCGCCGCTCGCGGACTACGGCGTCAAGGACATCACCGACGCGCGCCTTTCCGGCGGTCTGGCGGGCGTGATCGGCGTGGGTGTCACGGTGGTCGCGGGCTCGGCGGTCTTCTGGGCGCTGCGGCGCCGGAGGGCGGGGGAGGCGTCCGCGGTGGCAGTGCCGGAGGCCGACGTCCGGCCCGGAGCAACCGGGGCAACCGGGACGGCCGGCGTGGGCGAGGCGGGTGGCGCCGGTGGGCGGGCCGCGTCCGGGGAGGTCTGA
- a CDS encoding SsgA family sporulation/cell division regulator, translated as MSAVEQYARAHLVTDSSEGHRAVPVVLRYDAEADPHTVRIGLPGRHERSFARQLLEQGLRAPVTAGDVHIWPCGRVQTIVEFHAGDGVTVVQFDASALIRFLRRTYAATATPVTR; from the coding sequence ATGTCCGCAGTCGAGCAGTACGCACGTGCCCACCTCGTCACGGACTCCTCCGAGGGCCACCGCGCGGTGCCCGTCGTCCTGCGCTACGACGCGGAGGCCGACCCGCACACGGTGCGGATCGGCCTCCCCGGCCGCCACGAGCGGTCCTTCGCCCGGCAGCTGCTCGAACAGGGCCTGCGGGCCCCGGTCACCGCCGGTGACGTGCACATCTGGCCGTGCGGCCGGGTGCAGACGATCGTGGAGTTCCACGCCGGGGACGGGGTGACGGTCGTCCAGTTCGACGCCTCGGCCCTGATCCGCTTCCTGCGCCGCACCTACGCGGCCACCGCCACCCCGGTCACCCGCTGA
- a CDS encoding MMPL family transporter: MATFLYKLGKLAFRRRHFVALIWVALLTLAGVGAASAPTAASSSFSIPGTEAQKAFDLLEKRAPEASADGASARVVFKAPDGEKVTDPANKAEIVKTVGALRTGSDHVARADDPFRAKTVSKDGSTAYASVSYKVTSMELTDEDRDALEKTTDKARDSGLTVEVGGDALQAMPETGSTEIIGIAVAAVVLVITFGSLIAAGLPLLTALIGVGIGVSSITALANALDLGTTTSTLAMMIGLAVGIDYALFIVSRYRGELAEGRDREEAAGRAVGTAGSAVVFAGLTVVIALVGLAVVNIPMLTKMGFAAAGTVVIAVLIALTLIPALLGYAGRRVMPMGEKSRLFGGKKAARAEGEPDSGGEKPNMGTRWARFVVRRPVAVLLVGIVGLGAAAIPVSQLELGLPDDGAQPTSTTQRKAYDLVSDGFGPGFNGPLMVVGDLRGADDPKAAAGEITKTISKLDDVSTVAPPMFNKAGDTAIISVVPSSKPSGIETEDLVHSIRGTGAEITSDTGAEIMVTGTTAMNIDVSQKLNDALLPYLALVVGLAFLLLIVVFRSVLVPLKAALGFLLSVLAALGAVVAVFQWGWLGSLFGVEQTGPIMSMMPIFMVGVVFGLAMDYEVFLVTRMREAYVHGERPGQAVVTGFRHGARVVSAAAVIMIAVFAGFIGSSEQMVKMIGFGLAIAVFFDAFVVRMALVPAVLALLGGKAWWLPKWLDRALPNVDVEGEGLRTAAEKEAGREADAEREPVRV; this comes from the coding sequence GTGGCCACTTTCCTCTACAAACTCGGCAAACTCGCCTTCCGGCGACGGCACTTCGTCGCCCTGATCTGGGTGGCGCTGCTCACCCTCGCCGGGGTCGGCGCGGCGTCGGCGCCCACCGCCGCGTCCAGCTCCTTCTCCATACCGGGCACGGAGGCGCAGAAGGCCTTCGACCTCCTGGAGAAGCGGGCCCCGGAGGCCAGCGCCGACGGCGCGAGCGCCCGCGTCGTCTTCAAGGCGCCCGACGGCGAGAAGGTGACGGACCCGGCCAACAAGGCCGAGATCGTCAAGACCGTCGGCGCCCTCAGGACCGGCTCGGACCACGTGGCCCGCGCCGACGACCCGTTCCGCGCCAAGACCGTCAGCAAGGACGGCTCCACCGCGTACGCCTCCGTCTCGTACAAGGTCACCTCGATGGAGCTGACCGACGAGGACCGCGACGCGCTGGAGAAGACCACCGACAAGGCGCGGGATTCCGGGCTCACGGTCGAGGTCGGCGGTGACGCGCTCCAGGCCATGCCCGAGACCGGCTCCACCGAGATCATCGGCATCGCGGTCGCCGCGGTCGTCCTCGTCATCACCTTCGGCTCGCTGATCGCGGCCGGGCTTCCGCTGCTCACCGCGCTGATCGGGGTGGGCATCGGCGTCTCGTCCATCACGGCGCTCGCGAACGCGCTGGACCTCGGCACCACCACCTCGACGCTCGCCATGATGATCGGCCTCGCGGTCGGCATCGACTACGCGCTGTTCATCGTCTCGCGCTACCGCGGCGAACTCGCCGAGGGCCGCGACCGCGAGGAAGCGGCGGGCCGTGCCGTCGGCACCGCCGGATCCGCGGTCGTCTTCGCCGGGCTCACCGTGGTCATCGCGCTGGTCGGCCTCGCCGTGGTCAACATCCCGATGCTCACCAAGATGGGCTTCGCCGCGGCCGGCACGGTCGTCATCGCCGTCCTCATCGCGCTCACCCTCATCCCCGCGCTGCTCGGATACGCGGGCAGGCGGGTCATGCCCATGGGTGAGAAGAGCAGGCTGTTCGGCGGCAAGAAGGCCGCGCGGGCCGAGGGCGAGCCGGACAGCGGGGGCGAGAAGCCGAACATGGGCACCCGCTGGGCCCGCTTCGTGGTCCGCCGCCCGGTCGCGGTGCTGCTCGTCGGCATCGTCGGGCTCGGCGCCGCCGCCATCCCGGTCTCGCAGCTGGAGCTCGGCCTGCCGGACGACGGCGCGCAGCCCACCTCCACGACCCAGCGCAAGGCGTACGACCTGGTCTCCGACGGCTTCGGTCCTGGCTTCAACGGTCCGCTGATGGTCGTCGGCGACCTCCGTGGCGCCGACGACCCGAAGGCGGCGGCCGGTGAGATCACCAAGACGATCTCGAAGCTCGACGACGTCTCGACCGTCGCCCCGCCGATGTTCAACAAGGCCGGCGACACCGCGATCATCAGCGTCGTGCCGTCGTCCAAGCCGAGCGGCATCGAGACCGAGGACCTGGTCCACTCGATCCGCGGCACGGGCGCGGAGATCACGTCCGACACCGGCGCCGAGATCATGGTCACCGGCACCACGGCCATGAACATCGACGTCTCGCAGAAACTGAACGACGCCCTGCTGCCCTACCTGGCGCTCGTCGTGGGCCTCGCCTTCCTCCTCCTGATCGTCGTCTTCCGCTCGGTCCTGGTCCCGCTCAAGGCGGCCCTCGGCTTCCTGCTCTCGGTCCTCGCGGCCCTCGGCGCGGTCGTCGCGGTCTTCCAGTGGGGCTGGCTCGGCTCGCTCTTCGGCGTGGAGCAGACAGGACCGATCATGTCGATGATGCCGATCTTCATGGTCGGTGTGGTCTTCGGCCTGGCGATGGACTACGAGGTCTTCCTCGTGACGCGCATGCGGGAGGCGTACGTCCACGGGGAGCGGCCCGGCCAGGCGGTCGTGACCGGCTTCCGGCACGGCGCCCGGGTGGTCTCGGCGGCGGCCGTCATCATGATCGCGGTGTTCGCGGGCTTCATCGGCTCCAGCGAGCAGATGGTCAAGATGATCGGCTTCGGCCTCGCGATCGCGGTCTTCTTCGACGCGTTCGTGGTCCGCATGGCGCTGGTGCCCGCGGTCCTCGCGCTGCTCGGCGGCAAGGCGTGGTGGCTGCCCAAGTGGCTCGACCGCGCGCTGCCGAACGTCGACGTCGAGGGCGAGGGGCTGCGCACGGCGGCCGAGAAGGAGGCCGGCCGCGAGGCGGACGCCGAGCGGGAGCCGGTCCGGGTCTGA
- a CDS encoding TetR/AcrR family transcriptional regulator has translation MAEAASARRSRITPEREAELYEAVLDLLREVGYDALTMDAVAARTRSSKATLYRQWGSKPELVAKALRHNKPASLADIDTGSLRGDLNEMVARSDDCQMEKDAALMRGLFHAVHENPELHQALRNLLIEPELTGLNALLRRAVERGEVAADNPALEYVVHMMVGGFVARDLIEDRPVDQAFLASYLDAVVLPALGV, from the coding sequence ATGGCTGAGGCGGCGAGCGCGCGACGCAGCAGGATCACGCCCGAGCGCGAGGCCGAGCTGTACGAGGCCGTGCTCGACCTGCTCCGCGAGGTCGGCTACGACGCCCTCACCATGGACGCCGTGGCGGCCCGCACCCGCTCCAGCAAGGCCACCCTCTACCGCCAGTGGGGGAGCAAGCCCGAGCTGGTCGCCAAGGCGCTGCGGCACAACAAGCCGGCGTCGCTGGCGGACATCGACACCGGGTCGCTGCGCGGCGACCTGAACGAGATGGTGGCCCGCTCGGACGACTGCCAGATGGAGAAGGACGCCGCGCTGATGCGGGGCCTGTTCCACGCCGTGCACGAGAACCCCGAGCTCCACCAGGCGCTGCGGAACCTCCTCATCGAGCCGGAGCTCACCGGCCTGAACGCCCTGCTGCGCAGAGCGGTGGAGCGCGGTGAGGTCGCCGCGGACAATCCGGCCCTCGAGTACGTCGTACACATGATGGTCGGCGGCTTCGTCGCCCGGGACCTCATCGAGGACCGCCCGGTCGACCAGGCCTTCCTCGCCTCGTACCTGGACGCCGTGGTGCTCCCCGCCCTCGGCGTCTGA
- a CDS encoding S41 family peptidase: MTDERDEAQAAQARQTDRAYLRFPHLSGDRLCFVAEDDLWVAPLTPEGVPVGRAWRLTADRTKIGHPRFSPDGRHIAYTSWRSLDPEIHLAPVAGGPSRRLTYWGSTDTRVCGWSPDGHILAVSSHGEPFSHFCFAYSVPTDGSPGGKLPWGPVADIAVTDTLTGTPADGGTGACDRKTLLLTGKPPHEPAAWKRYRGGATGRLWMHGKRILAHLDGHLDSPMFVAGRIAFLSDHEGVGNLYSCLPNGSDLRRHTDHDAFYARHAASDGTRVVYQCAGEVWLVDALTADSAPRRLDVRLGGPRSGRRIYQVPAAQHIDALSVDTTGRASAVVVRGSLYWLTHRDGPARTITDTPGVRVRLPEMLGTGGQVAYVTDAEGEDAVEIAGLPRATGDRRPRRLVTGGLGRVQEMVSDPDGERLAIASNDGRLLLVTVSDEQETAAMNRRLREVGETAPEAPGETEVGSETEAGSETEAGSGAVERTEAADVTEVIRSINGPVRDLAFSPDGTWLAWSHPGIGRSLRQIKLARIAGPGPRTIVDVTNGRFEDENPVFTRDGRYLAFLSWRGFDPVYDVHTGDLSFPLGCRPYLVPLSSAIPSPFALLPDGRPAAGGLDPADDNRGDGTTTVETEGLEARVTPFPVAASKYSALQPVSGGGLVWLRWPISGALGETFANPADTSGRPTLEHFNIAKAKKSQLVEHLDWFAPSGDGTRLVVVDEGDLTAVPATEQGDSDTTVWIDLRRILHEVDPAAEWRQAYEEAGRIIRAYFWDPGMSGIDWDGVLAQYRPLVERVASPDEFADLLREVLGELGTSHAYVSPARRNEGPPHYQRAMGLLGANLVRRDGGWLVKRILPGDSSDSKARSPLAGSGIREGAVLTHVDGRPVDPVTGPYPLLAAAGGTTVELTFRPAEGEGRPRRVAIVPLINERPLRYQDWVAKRREVVRELSGGKCGYLHIPDMGGSGWAQFNRDLRLEVSRPALIVDVRGNAGGHISELVVEKLTRKILGWDLTRNAQPVSYASNAPRGPVVALADEATSSDGDMITAAFKLLGLGPVVGQRTWGGVVGMTGRHRLGDGTVITVPMNAGWFDAYGWSVENHGVSPDIEALRTPLDWAEGRHAQLDDAVRVALDLLERHPAVAPPGYSDVPDRRRPPLPPR, encoded by the coding sequence GTGACCGACGAGCGCGACGAAGCCCAGGCAGCACAGGCCCGCCAGACCGACCGGGCCTACCTGCGATTCCCCCACCTCAGCGGCGACCGCCTCTGTTTCGTCGCCGAGGACGACCTCTGGGTGGCCCCCCTCACCCCCGAAGGCGTCCCCGTCGGCCGGGCCTGGCGGCTCACCGCGGACCGGACCAAGATCGGCCACCCCCGCTTCTCGCCGGACGGCCGCCACATCGCGTACACGAGCTGGCGCAGCCTCGACCCGGAGATCCATCTGGCGCCGGTGGCCGGCGGGCCCTCGCGCCGCCTGACCTACTGGGGCAGCACCGACACCCGGGTCTGCGGCTGGTCGCCCGACGGCCACATCCTCGCCGTGTCCTCGCACGGCGAGCCCTTCTCGCACTTCTGCTTCGCCTACAGCGTGCCGACCGACGGCTCCCCCGGCGGCAAGCTGCCCTGGGGCCCGGTCGCCGACATCGCGGTCACCGACACCCTCACCGGCACCCCCGCCGACGGCGGCACCGGCGCCTGCGACCGCAAGACGCTCCTCCTGACCGGCAAGCCGCCCCACGAACCGGCCGCCTGGAAGCGGTACCGGGGCGGCGCGACGGGCCGCCTGTGGATGCACGGCAAGCGGATCCTCGCTCACCTCGACGGGCACCTCGACTCCCCCATGTTCGTGGCCGGACGCATCGCGTTCCTCTCCGACCACGAAGGCGTCGGAAATCTGTACTCCTGCCTCCCCAACGGCTCCGACCTGCGCCGCCACACCGACCACGACGCCTTCTACGCCCGGCACGCCGCCAGCGACGGCACGCGCGTCGTCTACCAGTGCGCGGGCGAGGTATGGCTGGTCGACGCGCTCACCGCGGACTCCGCGCCGCGCCGCCTCGACGTGCGGCTCGGCGGGCCCCGCTCCGGGCGGCGGATCTACCAGGTGCCGGCCGCGCAGCACATCGACGCGCTCTCCGTGGACACGACGGGGCGGGCCAGCGCCGTCGTCGTGCGCGGCAGCCTCTACTGGCTCACCCACCGGGACGGCCCGGCCCGCACGATCACCGACACCCCGGGCGTACGCGTGCGGCTGCCGGAGATGCTGGGCACCGGCGGGCAGGTCGCGTACGTCACCGACGCCGAGGGCGAGGACGCCGTCGAGATCGCCGGTCTGCCGCGCGCCACCGGCGACCGCAGGCCGCGCAGGCTGGTGACCGGCGGCCTCGGCCGCGTCCAGGAGATGGTCTCCGACCCCGACGGCGAGCGCCTCGCCATCGCCTCGAACGACGGCCGCCTCCTGCTCGTCACCGTCTCCGACGAGCAGGAGACCGCCGCCATGAACCGCAGGCTGCGCGAGGTCGGGGAGACCGCCCCCGAGGCCCCGGGCGAGACCGAGGTCGGGTCCGAGACCGAGGCCGGGTCCGAGACCGAGGCCGGGTCCGGGGCCGTGGAGCGGACGGAGGCCGCCGATGTCACCGAGGTGATCCGCTCCATCAACGGGCCGGTCCGCGACCTCGCCTTCTCCCCCGACGGCACCTGGCTCGCCTGGTCACACCCGGGCATCGGCCGCTCCCTGCGGCAGATCAAGCTGGCCCGCATCGCCGGGCCGGGCCCCCGCACGATCGTGGACGTCACCAACGGCCGGTTCGAGGACGAGAACCCCGTCTTCACCCGCGACGGCCGCTACCTCGCCTTCCTCTCCTGGCGCGGCTTCGACCCCGTCTACGACGTGCACACCGGCGACCTGTCCTTCCCGCTCGGCTGCCGCCCCTACCTCGTACCGCTCTCGTCGGCGATCCCCTCCCCCTTCGCGCTGCTGCCCGACGGGCGCCCGGCGGCCGGCGGCCTCGACCCGGCCGACGACAACCGGGGCGACGGCACGACGACGGTGGAGACCGAGGGCCTGGAGGCACGGGTCACGCCCTTCCCCGTGGCGGCGTCGAAGTACTCGGCCCTGCAACCGGTCAGCGGCGGCGGCCTGGTCTGGCTGCGCTGGCCGATCTCGGGCGCGCTCGGCGAGACCTTCGCCAACCCGGCCGACACCTCGGGCCGCCCCACCCTGGAGCACTTCAACATCGCCAAGGCGAAGAAGTCCCAACTCGTGGAGCACCTGGACTGGTTCGCGCCGAGCGGCGACGGCACCCGGCTCGTCGTCGTCGACGAGGGCGACCTGACCGCCGTGCCCGCCACCGAGCAGGGCGACAGCGACACCACGGTCTGGATCGACCTGCGCCGCATCCTGCACGAGGTCGACCCGGCCGCCGAGTGGCGCCAGGCGTACGAGGAGGCGGGCCGGATCATCCGCGCCTACTTCTGGGACCCGGGGATGTCCGGCATCGACTGGGACGGGGTGCTCGCGCAGTACCGGCCGCTGGTCGAACGCGTCGCGTCCCCCGACGAGTTCGCGGACCTGCTCCGTGAGGTCCTCGGCGAGCTGGGCACCTCCCACGCCTACGTCTCCCCGGCCCGCCGCAACGAGGGCCCGCCGCACTACCAGCGCGCGATGGGCCTGCTCGGCGCCAATCTCGTACGCAGGGACGGGGGCTGGCTGGTGAAGCGGATCCTGCCCGGCGACTCCTCCGACTCCAAGGCGCGCTCCCCGCTCGCCGGTTCGGGCATCCGCGAGGGCGCCGTCCTCACCCATGTCGACGGCCGCCCCGTCGACCCGGTGACCGGCCCCTACCCGCTGCTCGCGGCGGCGGGCGGCACGACCGTCGAGCTGACGTTCCGCCCGGCGGAGGGCGAGGGGCGCCCGCGGCGGGTCGCCATCGTCCCGCTCATCAACGAACGCCCGCTGCGCTACCAGGACTGGGTGGCCAAACGCCGCGAGGTCGTCCGGGAGTTGAGCGGCGGCAAGTGCGGCTACCTGCACATCCCCGACATGGGCGGCTCCGGCTGGGCTCAGTTCAACAGGGACCTGCGCCTGGAGGTGTCGCGGCCCGCCCTCATCGTCGACGTGCGCGGCAACGCGGGCGGCCACATCAGCGAACTGGTGGTGGAGAAGCTCACCCGCAAGATCCTCGGCTGGGACCTGACGCGCAACGCCCAGCCCGTCTCGTACGCCTCCAACGCGCCGCGCGGCCCGGTGGTGGCGCTGGCCGACGAGGCGACCTCATCGGACGGCGACATGATCACGGCGGCGTTCAAGCTGCTGGGGCTCGGCCCGGTCGTCGGGCAGCGCACCTGGGGCGGCGTGGTCGGCATGACCGGGCGGCACCGGCTCGGCGACGGGACGGTGATCACGGTGCCGATGAACGCGGGCTGGTTCGACGCGTACGGCTGGTCCGTGGAGAACCACGGCGTGAGCCCGGACATCGAGGCGCTGCGCACGCCGCTGGACTGGGCGGAGGGGCGGCACGCCCAGCTCGACGACGCGGTGCGGGTGGCCCTCGACCTCCTGGAGCGCCACCCGGCGGTGGCCCCGCCCGGCTACTCCGACGTGCCGGACCGCCGACGGCCACCGCTGCCGCCCCGCTGA